In Arsenicicoccus sp. oral taxon 190, the following are encoded in one genomic region:
- a CDS encoding glycosyltransferase codes for MPDQHTTDAGDLGVAYLVSQYPALSHAFIEREVHALRGHGARVDTFTLNPCPPEQLVSATMREDARQTYVVKDKRRAALANLALLRSQPDVWLRGVRRALRTGELAPRPRLWQLFYLAEAVTLHREMRRRGLRHVHVHFANAAADVARLTVALARDLGEDWSWSFSMHGPTEFESVERFDLPAKVRSADGVACISDFCRSQLMRMVDPAVWPRLDVVRMTVDPQDYPPPAQPRARTASDPLRVLYVGRLVPEKGGPVLLDAVTRLREEGVPLRVRMVGAGPLHESLARTISERGLGDVVELVGPLGQEQLPDEYRQADVFCLPSFQEGLPVVLMEAMSTELPVVTTRIAGITELVVDGENGHVIPAGRADLLAQALSEVACRPELSAAQGAAGRAAVLREFTPSTAAPGMIAFLRRVTEGRARS; via the coding sequence GTGCCCGACCAGCACACGACCGACGCCGGCGACCTCGGGGTCGCCTACCTCGTCAGCCAGTACCCCGCGCTGTCCCACGCGTTCATCGAGCGCGAGGTGCACGCCCTGCGCGGCCACGGCGCCCGGGTCGACACCTTCACCCTCAACCCCTGCCCGCCAGAGCAGCTCGTCTCGGCCACGATGCGCGAGGACGCCCGGCAGACCTACGTGGTCAAGGACAAGCGCCGCGCGGCCCTGGCCAACCTCGCGCTGCTGCGCAGCCAGCCCGACGTGTGGCTGCGCGGCGTGCGCCGGGCCCTGCGGACCGGCGAGCTGGCGCCCCGGCCGCGGCTCTGGCAGCTGTTCTACCTCGCCGAGGCGGTGACGCTGCACCGCGAGATGCGACGCCGGGGGCTGCGGCACGTCCACGTCCACTTCGCCAACGCCGCCGCCGACGTCGCCCGGCTCACCGTCGCCCTCGCCCGGGACCTCGGCGAGGACTGGTCGTGGAGCTTCAGCATGCACGGACCCACGGAGTTCGAGTCCGTCGAGCGCTTCGACCTGCCGGCCAAGGTGCGCTCCGCCGACGGCGTGGCCTGCATCTCCGACTTCTGCCGCAGCCAGCTCATGCGGATGGTCGACCCGGCGGTCTGGCCTCGCCTCGACGTCGTCCGCATGACCGTGGACCCGCAGGACTATCCCCCACCGGCCCAGCCCCGCGCCCGCACCGCGTCAGACCCCCTGCGGGTGCTGTATGTCGGCCGCCTCGTCCCGGAGAAGGGCGGCCCGGTGCTGCTGGACGCCGTGACACGCCTGCGCGAGGAGGGGGTCCCCCTCCGCGTCCGCATGGTCGGCGCCGGCCCGCTGCACGAGTCGCTGGCCCGGACGATCAGCGAGCGCGGGCTCGGTGACGTCGTGGAGCTCGTCGGACCCCTCGGCCAGGAGCAGCTCCCCGACGAGTACCGCCAGGCCGACGTCTTCTGCCTGCCGAGCTTCCAGGAGGGCCTGCCGGTCGTCCTCATGGAGGCCATGTCCACCGAGCTGCCCGTCGTCACCACCCGCATCGCCGGCATCACCGAGCTGGTCGTGGACGGCGAGAACGGCCACGTCATCCCCGCCGGTCGCGCCGACCTGCTCGCCCAGGCGCTCAGCGAGGTCGCCTGCCGGCCCGAGCTCAGCGCGGCGCAGGGCGCGGCAGGCCGCGCGGCGGTCCTGCGAGAGTTCACGCCCAGCACCGCGGCGCCGGGCATGATCGCCTTCCTGCGCCGGGTGACGGAGGGGCGCGCCCGGTCCTGA
- a CDS encoding glycosyltransferase family 2 protein: MPSPSQPLVSIVIPCYQAQRFLGAAVTSALTQTYPHIEVVATDDGSSDRTPELLAAYGDLVRVVTQDNKGLPGARNAAIREARGELICLLDADDILLPPYVQAAVDVWASAGTTRSFVTCDALLMSAAGIVPGRTVLPSGTPSPDRQRQHILENNFVSGFAVFPRRMWEEIGGYDESMRVCEDYDFWARAIYAGWRAEYLTAQHALYRRVSGTLSTQSERMYAGEQEVLRHVAEQYADSLAAPERAFLELRLEQGSAVQQVDLGERALRRGDRAAAADHFALAARLMPSSRRIRLKAELLRRLPAAGSVYARRLATKDQETGRTPEDTRS, encoded by the coding sequence ATGCCCTCACCGAGCCAGCCGCTCGTGTCGATCGTCATCCCCTGCTACCAGGCGCAGAGATTCCTCGGCGCAGCGGTCACCTCTGCCCTGACGCAGACCTACCCGCACATCGAGGTCGTGGCGACCGACGACGGCAGCAGCGACCGCACCCCGGAGCTGCTCGCCGCGTACGGCGACCTCGTGCGCGTGGTGACCCAGGACAACAAGGGCCTGCCCGGGGCCCGCAACGCGGCGATCCGCGAGGCCCGCGGCGAGCTCATCTGCCTGCTCGACGCCGACGACATCCTGCTGCCGCCCTACGTCCAGGCGGCCGTGGACGTGTGGGCGTCTGCCGGCACGACCCGGAGCTTCGTCACCTGCGACGCCCTGCTGATGAGTGCGGCCGGCATCGTGCCGGGGCGCACGGTGCTGCCCTCGGGCACCCCCTCCCCCGACCGGCAGCGGCAGCACATCCTCGAGAACAACTTCGTGTCCGGCTTCGCGGTCTTCCCCCGGCGCATGTGGGAGGAGATCGGCGGCTACGACGAGTCCATGCGGGTCTGCGAGGACTACGACTTCTGGGCCCGGGCGATCTACGCCGGCTGGCGCGCGGAGTACCTCACCGCCCAGCACGCCCTCTACCGCCGGGTGTCCGGCACCCTGTCCACGCAGAGCGAGCGCATGTATGCCGGGGAGCAGGAGGTGCTGCGGCACGTCGCCGAGCAGTACGCCGACTCGCTGGCCGCGCCGGAGCGGGCCTTCCTCGAGCTGCGTCTGGAGCAGGGCTCGGCGGTGCAGCAGGTCGACCTGGGCGAGCGCGCGCTGCGCCGCGGCGATCGTGCGGCTGCGGCGGACCACTTCGCCCTGGCCGCCCGCCTGATGCCGAGCTCGCGCCGGATCAGGCTCAAGGCGGAGCTGCTGCGTCGCCTCCCTGCGGCCGGGTCGGTCTACGCTCGTCGTCTGGCCACCAAGGACCAGGAGACCGGACGCACCCCCGAGGACACCCGCTCGTGA
- a CDS encoding F0F1 ATP synthase subunit gamma: protein MGGQMRVYRQRIRSVSATKKITKAMELIAASRVVKAREAVMSSAPYTHALTRAVSAAASFAGEEHPLTTNREGGHRAGVLIITSDRGLAGAYSASALKTANELMERLRGEGKEVVPYLVGRKAVAWFKFRDRGYAEAWEGFTDAPRYEHAREIGERLIADFLDESGEGVDEIHIVYTRFRTMVTQQPRALRLLPLEVVEKGERVEVDEGYLEEPDREGLQPQFSFEPDAETVLDALLPRYVISRIFTCLLGAAASELASRQRAMKSATDNAEELIKTYTRLANQARQAEITQEISEIVGGANALADAQ from the coding sequence ATGGGTGGGCAGATGCGGGTCTACCGCCAGCGCATCCGGTCCGTCAGCGCGACCAAGAAGATCACCAAGGCGATGGAGCTCATCGCCGCCTCCCGCGTGGTCAAGGCCCGCGAGGCGGTCATGAGCTCGGCTCCCTACACGCACGCGCTGACGCGTGCGGTGTCGGCGGCGGCGTCGTTCGCCGGTGAGGAGCACCCGCTCACGACCAACCGCGAGGGCGGTCACCGGGCGGGCGTGCTCATCATCACCAGCGACCGTGGTCTCGCCGGGGCCTACTCGGCGTCCGCGCTGAAGACGGCCAACGAGCTGATGGAGCGGCTGCGCGGCGAGGGCAAGGAGGTCGTGCCCTACCTCGTGGGTCGCAAGGCCGTCGCGTGGTTCAAGTTCCGTGACCGGGGCTACGCCGAGGCCTGGGAGGGCTTCACCGACGCGCCGCGCTACGAGCACGCCCGGGAGATCGGGGAGCGGCTGATCGCGGACTTCCTCGACGAGAGCGGCGAGGGCGTCGACGAGATCCACATCGTCTACACCCGCTTCCGCACGATGGTCACCCAGCAGCCCCGGGCCCTGCGGCTCCTGCCGCTGGAGGTCGTGGAGAAGGGGGAGCGCGTCGAGGTGGACGAGGGCTACCTCGAGGAGCCGGACCGCGAGGGCCTGCAGCCGCAGTTCAGCTTCGAGCCGGACGCCGAGACCGTGCTGGACGCTCTGCTGCCCAGGTACGTCATCTCCCGGATCTTCACGTGCCTCCTCGGCGCGGCCGCCTCGGAGCTGGCCTCGCGCCAGCGGGCGATGAAGTCGGCGACGGACAACGCCGAGGAGCTCATCAAGACCTACACGCGTCTGGCCAACCAGGCCCGTCAGGCCGAGATCACCCAAGAGATCAGTGAAATCGTGGGCGGCGCCAACGCCCTCGCGGACGCCCAGTAA
- the atpA gene encoding F0F1 ATP synthase subunit alpha has translation MTELSIRPEEIRDALDNFVRSYHPGAASREEVGRVVDAGDGIAHVEGLPSAMTNELLEFEDGTLGLALNLDVHEIGVVILGDFSGIEEGQTVKRTGEVLSVPVGDAFMGRVVNPLGQPIDGLGEIKDEGRRALELQAPNVVSRKSVHEPLQTGIKAIDSMIPIGRGQRQLIIGDRQTGKTTVAVDTIINQRANWESGDPDKQVRCIYVAIGQKGSTIASVRGTLEEAGAMDYTTIVAAPASDAAGFKYLAPYTGSAIGQHWMYQGKHVLIVFDDLSKQAEAYRAVSLLLRRPPGREAYPGDVFYLHSRLLERCAKLSDELGHGSMTGLPIIETKAGDVSAYIPTNVISITDGQIYLQGDLFNANVRPAVDVGISVSRVGGAAQIKAMKEVSGRLKVDLAQFRAMEAFAMFASDLDPASRQQLARGARLVELLKQPQASPMAVEDQVLVVWAGTAGKLDDVDVDDVRRFEAEFVDYVKRERGGILDAIRETKKLDDDTKSAMDDAMTAFKQQFRPGTEHAGIHPGHEEFDSLEDDGMDRAQIEKR, from the coding sequence ATGACGGAGCTTTCGATCCGTCCGGAGGAGATCCGGGACGCCCTGGACAACTTCGTGCGGTCGTACCACCCCGGTGCGGCCAGCCGCGAGGAGGTCGGGCGCGTCGTCGACGCCGGCGACGGCATCGCCCACGTCGAGGGCCTGCCCTCGGCCATGACCAACGAGCTGCTGGAGTTCGAGGACGGCACCCTCGGCCTCGCGCTCAACCTCGACGTGCACGAGATCGGTGTCGTCATCCTGGGCGACTTCTCGGGCATCGAGGAGGGCCAGACGGTCAAGCGCACCGGCGAGGTCCTGTCCGTGCCGGTCGGCGACGCCTTCATGGGCCGTGTCGTCAACCCGCTCGGTCAGCCCATCGACGGCCTGGGCGAGATCAAGGACGAGGGCCGCCGCGCCCTCGAGCTGCAGGCCCCCAACGTCGTGAGCCGCAAGTCGGTGCACGAGCCGCTGCAGACCGGCATCAAGGCCATCGACTCGATGATCCCGATCGGTCGCGGCCAGCGTCAGCTGATCATCGGTGACCGTCAGACCGGCAAGACCACGGTCGCGGTCGACACGATCATCAACCAGCGCGCCAACTGGGAGTCCGGCGACCCCGACAAGCAGGTCCGCTGCATCTACGTCGCCATCGGCCAGAAGGGCTCCACGATCGCCTCCGTGCGCGGGACCCTGGAGGAGGCCGGTGCGATGGACTACACCACCATCGTCGCGGCCCCCGCGTCCGACGCGGCCGGGTTCAAGTACCTCGCCCCCTACACCGGCTCGGCCATCGGTCAGCACTGGATGTACCAGGGCAAGCACGTCCTCATCGTCTTCGACGACCTGTCCAAGCAGGCCGAGGCCTACCGCGCCGTGTCGCTGCTACTGCGTCGCCCGCCGGGCCGCGAGGCCTACCCCGGCGACGTGTTCTACCTGCACAGCCGCCTCCTGGAGCGCTGCGCCAAGCTCTCCGACGAGCTCGGCCACGGCTCCATGACGGGTCTGCCGATCATCGAGACCAAGGCGGGTGACGTGTCGGCATACATCCCGACCAACGTCATCTCCATCACCGACGGGCAGATCTATCTGCAGGGCGACCTGTTCAACGCCAACGTGCGCCCGGCCGTCGACGTGGGCATCTCGGTGTCCCGCGTCGGTGGTGCCGCCCAGATCAAGGCGATGAAGGAGGTCTCCGGCCGCCTCAAGGTGGACCTCGCGCAGTTCCGCGCCATGGAGGCCTTCGCGATGTTCGCCTCCGACCTGGACCCGGCCTCGCGCCAGCAGCTGGCCCGCGGTGCCCGCCTCGTCGAGCTCCTCAAGCAGCCGCAGGCGTCGCCGATGGCGGTCGAGGACCAGGTGCTCGTCGTCTGGGCCGGCACGGCTGGCAAGCTGGACGACGTGGACGTCGACGACGTGCGCCGCTTCGAGGCGGAGTTCGTCGACTACGTCAAGCGCGAGCGCGGCGGCATCCTCGACGCGATCCGCGAGACCAAAAAGCTCGACGACGACACCAAGTCGGCGATGGACGACGCGATGACCGCTTTCAAGCAGCAGTTCCGTCCGGGCACCGAGCACGCGGGCATCCACCCCGGCCACGAGGAGTTCGACTCCCTCGAGGACGACGGCATGGACCGCGCGCAGATCGAGAAGCGCTGA
- a CDS encoding lipopolysaccharide biosynthesis protein, translated as MVEGDTVGGGMLKTLLKGTTWQALGQFLPLIINLALTPYIIEGLGAKIYGIFLLINTIQLVMSSFDGGIGPSASRYFTLYAGRADAAATTRLLVTLLTIVLGTTTVVFGLFFLATPAIIEFFPVTQPDPEGAALLLRTMVVLVAMAQIRGLFAYVLFAEHKFAVTTTTGLAGHLIYVIGLIWTIEGGHGLTGIALTFVVQQLMATIAIIPAALQHLSRAGVGLLTWADLKDFFGYSWKVQFSSLLDMVSLQGDMLIVSKFAAGQQPQFGPGANFAQQLRMVPMNAFSPVQAMLGRAVGGKGEAAAVAEYVRIQKLWVLGVVGWVAVGAPAAYFGVSHWVRMGSSLPGLVSAVLLVGHLFYLIGIIQVLWCLAVGRSDLELKYGLISTGLNLTLTLLLVIPYGVVGTIVATVFAQIVGCMALTMMMRHSLACRVPSPWRHIPYEVALLAASISYLCVYGAQLLVGTTVPAGPIALLLCGFAATPAAFLYAVLVVGPAELRSLVGRLLSGRIRVGR; from the coding sequence ATGGTGGAGGGCGACACTGTCGGCGGAGGGATGCTCAAGACTCTCCTGAAGGGCACCACGTGGCAGGCCTTGGGCCAGTTCCTGCCTCTGATCATCAACCTGGCGCTGACTCCCTACATCATTGAGGGGCTCGGAGCGAAGATCTACGGAATCTTCTTGCTCATCAACACGATTCAGTTGGTGATGTCAAGTTTCGACGGTGGAATAGGGCCGAGTGCGAGTCGATACTTCACCCTTTACGCCGGCAGGGCGGATGCAGCGGCGACAACCCGACTGCTGGTCACGCTTCTGACCATTGTGCTGGGCACGACCACGGTGGTTTTTGGCCTCTTCTTTCTGGCTACGCCCGCGATCATCGAGTTTTTCCCGGTTACGCAGCCGGACCCCGAGGGGGCAGCCCTGCTGCTGCGTACGATGGTCGTACTAGTGGCGATGGCCCAGATCCGCGGGCTCTTCGCCTACGTCCTCTTTGCCGAGCACAAGTTCGCCGTTACGACCACTACCGGCCTTGCAGGACATCTGATCTACGTTATCGGTCTTATCTGGACAATTGAAGGTGGGCACGGACTCACGGGTATCGCCCTAACCTTTGTGGTCCAGCAACTCATGGCGACCATCGCTATCATCCCTGCAGCGCTGCAGCATCTATCCAGGGCGGGGGTTGGGCTTTTGACGTGGGCTGACCTCAAAGATTTCTTTGGCTACTCCTGGAAAGTGCAGTTTTCGAGTCTGCTTGACATGGTATCCCTGCAGGGAGACATGCTCATTGTCTCTAAGTTCGCGGCGGGGCAGCAACCACAGTTTGGCCCGGGGGCCAATTTTGCACAACAGCTGCGCATGGTCCCCATGAACGCTTTCAGCCCGGTGCAGGCCATGCTCGGTCGCGCGGTCGGAGGCAAAGGGGAGGCCGCAGCGGTCGCTGAGTACGTGCGGATCCAGAAGTTGTGGGTGCTGGGAGTGGTGGGCTGGGTTGCTGTAGGCGCGCCCGCCGCCTATTTCGGAGTCTCCCACTGGGTCAGGATGGGGTCTTCCCTTCCAGGTCTGGTTAGCGCAGTGCTGCTGGTGGGACACCTGTTTTACCTCATTGGGATCATTCAGGTGTTGTGGTGTCTGGCGGTGGGCCGATCGGACCTTGAGCTCAAGTATGGTCTTATTTCAACGGGCCTCAACCTAACCCTGACGTTGCTGCTAGTCATTCCTTACGGCGTCGTTGGGACCATCGTGGCGACGGTATTTGCCCAGATTGTGGGATGCATGGCCCTGACGATGATGATGAGGCACTCGCTCGCGTGTCGGGTGCCCTCCCCTTGGAGACACATTCCCTACGAGGTGGCACTGTTGGCCGCGTCCATCTCCTATCTGTGCGTATATGGGGCCCAGTTGCTTGTCGGGACAACCGTCCCCGCGGGTCCGATTGCCTTGCTGCTTTGCGGCTTCGCTGCGACCCCAGCCGCTTTCCTGTACGCAGTGCTCGTGGTGGGCCCGGCGGAACTTCGGTCGCTAGTCGGTCGTTTGCTCAGCGGACGAATTCGAGTGGGAAGGTGA
- a CDS encoding F0F1 ATP synthase subunit delta, giving the protein MQGASRGALVASRKALQGVLDSGADWSAVSEDLFAVAGVIDGSATLRRALADPTRDAESKRGLARRLLQGKVQQGTLDVLEAVVAQRWSAERDLADAVERLAVETQVAMADAAGRADDVEEQLFRFERTVSGTPELREALADRQLPVDRKVEVVERLLQGKAHPETVRLARQAAAAGRGRTFTSTIEEYLSVAAARREQLSAVVTVASPLTAEQHDRLAAALGRTYGRPVLLKVVLDPQVIGGIRVQVGDEVVDGTIVTKLDAARRHFGA; this is encoded by the coding sequence ATGCAGGGCGCGTCGCGTGGAGCCCTCGTCGCGAGCCGCAAGGCGCTGCAGGGCGTCCTGGACTCCGGGGCCGACTGGTCCGCGGTGTCCGAGGACCTCTTCGCGGTGGCCGGCGTGATCGACGGGTCCGCAACCCTGCGTCGCGCGCTCGCCGACCCCACCCGTGACGCCGAGAGCAAGCGCGGGCTGGCCCGCCGCCTGCTCCAGGGCAAGGTGCAGCAGGGCACGCTCGACGTCCTGGAGGCCGTCGTCGCGCAGCGTTGGTCGGCCGAGCGAGACCTGGCCGACGCCGTGGAGCGCCTCGCCGTCGAGACCCAGGTCGCGATGGCGGACGCCGCAGGTCGGGCGGACGACGTCGAGGAGCAGCTGTTCCGCTTCGAGCGCACCGTCTCCGGCACCCCCGAGCTGCGCGAGGCCCTCGCCGACCGTCAGCTCCCGGTGGACCGCAAGGTGGAGGTCGTCGAGCGGCTCCTGCAGGGCAAGGCCCACCCCGAGACCGTGCGCCTCGCCCGCCAGGCCGCGGCCGCGGGCCGGGGACGCACGTTCACGAGCACGATCGAGGAGTACCTCTCCGTCGCGGCTGCTCGTCGCGAGCAGCTGAGCGCCGTCGTGACGGTCGCCTCGCCGCTGACCGCCGAGCAGCACGACCGGCTGGCAGCCGCCCTCGGGCGGACCTACGGCCGACCGGTGCTCCTCAAGGTCGTGCTCGACCCCCAGGTCATCGGGGGCATCCGGGTGCAGGTCGGCGACGAGGTCGTCGACGGCACCATCGTCACCAAGCTCGACGCAGCCCGCCGCCACTTCGGCGCCTGA
- the atpD gene encoding F0F1 ATP synthase subunit beta has translation MTATMNEAQQGAPAEGGVGRVSRSIGPVVDVEFPVDAMPEMYNLLKVDVELGGETKTLNLEVAQHIGDNLVRAVSLQPTDGLVRGAAVRDTGGPISVPVGDVTLGKVFNATGDCLNLEEGEHLEVNERWGIHRPAPAFDQLESKTQMFQTGIKVIDLLTPYVQGGKIGLFGGAGVGKTVLIQEMIARVARDHGGVSVFAGVGERTREGNDLMVEMEEAGVLGQTSLVFGQMDEPPGTRLRVALSALTMAEYFRDVQKQDVLLFIDNIFRFTQAGSEVSTLLGRMPSAVGYQPTLADEMGVLQERITSTRGHSITSMQAIYVPADDYTDPAPATTFAHLDATTELSRDIASMGIYPAVDPLTSTSRILDPRYIAQDHYDTAVRVKGILQRNKELQDIIAILGMDELSEEDKILVNRARRIQRFLSQNTYVAKQFTGIEGSTVPLEDTIEAFTKICDGEYDHVAEQAFFMCGGLDDVERQWAEIQKSL, from the coding sequence ATGACTGCCACCATGAACGAGGCCCAGCAGGGCGCCCCCGCCGAGGGCGGCGTCGGTCGGGTCTCCCGCTCCATCGGCCCGGTCGTCGACGTGGAGTTCCCCGTCGACGCCATGCCTGAGATGTACAACCTGCTCAAGGTCGACGTCGAGCTCGGCGGCGAGACCAAGACGCTCAACCTCGAGGTCGCCCAGCACATCGGTGACAACCTCGTGCGCGCCGTCTCCCTGCAGCCCACCGACGGCCTGGTGCGCGGCGCGGCGGTGCGCGACACCGGCGGCCCGATCAGCGTGCCCGTCGGCGACGTGACGCTCGGCAAGGTCTTCAACGCCACCGGTGACTGCCTCAACCTGGAGGAGGGCGAGCACCTCGAGGTCAACGAGCGCTGGGGCATCCACCGCCCGGCGCCGGCCTTCGACCAGCTCGAGTCCAAGACCCAGATGTTCCAGACGGGCATCAAGGTCATCGACCTGCTGACCCCCTACGTCCAGGGTGGCAAGATCGGCCTCTTCGGCGGCGCCGGCGTGGGCAAGACGGTGCTCATCCAGGAGATGATCGCCCGTGTCGCCCGTGACCACGGTGGTGTGTCGGTCTTCGCCGGTGTCGGTGAGCGCACCCGTGAGGGCAACGACCTGATGGTCGAGATGGAGGAGGCGGGCGTCCTCGGTCAGACCTCGCTCGTCTTCGGCCAGATGGACGAGCCGCCGGGCACGCGTCTGCGCGTGGCCCTGTCCGCCCTGACGATGGCGGAGTACTTCCGCGACGTGCAGAAGCAGGACGTGCTGCTCTTCATCGACAACATCTTCCGCTTCACGCAGGCCGGCTCGGAGGTCTCGACGCTGCTGGGTCGCATGCCGTCGGCCGTGGGTTACCAGCCCACCCTCGCCGACGAGATGGGTGTGCTCCAGGAGCGCATCACCTCCACGCGCGGTCACTCGATCACCTCGATGCAGGCGATCTACGTGCCGGCGGACGACTACACCGACCCGGCCCCGGCCACGACCTTCGCCCACCTCGACGCGACCACGGAGCTCTCCCGTGACATCGCCTCGATGGGTATCTACCCGGCCGTGGACCCGCTGACGTCGACCTCCCGCATCCTCGACCCGCGCTACATCGCGCAGGACCACTACGACACGGCGGTCCGCGTCAAGGGGATCCTGCAGCGCAACAAGGAGCTGCAGGACATCATCGCGATCCTCGGCATGGACGAGCTCAGCGAGGAGGACAAGATCCTCGTCAACCGCGCTCGCCGCATCCAGCGCTTCCTGTCCCAGAACACCTACGTCGCCAAGCAGTTCACCGGCATCGAGGGTTCCACGGTGCCGCTGGAGGACACGATCGAGGCGTTCACCAAGATCTGCGACGGCGAGTACGACCACGTCGCCGAGCAGGCCTTCTTCATGTGCGGTGGCCTCGACGACGTCGAGCGCCAGTGGGCGGAGATCCAGAAGTCTCTCTGA
- a CDS encoding glycosyltransferase, giving the protein MHPQTPAASVIIPAHDEAKVIDRCLQSLQDSGLPLEVVVAANGCTDDTVARARRHTGVTVLDLPTPSKVQAINAADAVATAFPRIYLDADIVLDRGALAAMVEALQTEEPRAAAPQVHFATRGASWPVRAFYDVFSQLPYVQDKLVGLGVYGMSRAGRARFVTFPDLLGDDLFAQRIFSLDEREIVDGTFEVQVPRTLRQLVKVRTRVARGNAQLAEEDPGAMVDDGRTTDFSTSTRSTSRALVDLLRRRPTLIPAAVVYVLVTAYARRAASRTSPAAQTWERDTSTR; this is encoded by the coding sequence ATGCACCCCCAGACGCCGGCGGCGTCCGTGATCATCCCCGCCCACGACGAGGCCAAGGTCATCGACCGGTGCCTGCAGTCCCTGCAGGACTCCGGGCTGCCCCTCGAGGTCGTGGTCGCGGCCAACGGCTGCACCGACGACACGGTGGCGCGCGCCCGGCGGCATACGGGCGTGACCGTCCTGGACCTGCCCACCCCGTCCAAGGTGCAGGCCATCAACGCGGCGGACGCCGTGGCGACGGCCTTTCCCCGGATCTACCTGGACGCCGACATCGTCCTGGACCGCGGGGCGCTCGCCGCCATGGTCGAGGCGCTGCAGACCGAGGAGCCACGCGCGGCCGCGCCGCAGGTGCACTTCGCCACACGCGGGGCGAGCTGGCCGGTCCGGGCCTTCTACGACGTGTTCTCCCAGCTGCCCTACGTGCAGGACAAGCTCGTCGGGCTCGGCGTCTACGGCATGTCCCGCGCCGGCCGCGCCCGCTTCGTCACCTTCCCGGACCTGCTCGGCGACGACCTCTTCGCCCAGCGCATCTTCTCCCTGGACGAGCGCGAGATCGTCGACGGCACCTTCGAGGTCCAGGTCCCCCGCACCCTGCGCCAGCTCGTCAAGGTGCGCACCCGGGTGGCCCGTGGCAACGCCCAGCTGGCTGAGGAGGACCCCGGGGCGATGGTGGACGACGGTCGGACCACCGACTTCTCCACCTCCACCCGGTCGACCTCCCGCGCCCTCGTGGACCTGCTGCGCCGCCGGCCCACCCTGATCCCCGCGGCCGTCGTCTACGTCCTCGTCACGGCCTACGCCCGGCGCGCGGCCTCCCGCACGTCGCCCGCCGCCCAGACCTGGGAACGCGACACCTCCACGCGCTGA